One window from the genome of Streptococcus salivarius encodes:
- the rarD gene encoding EamA family transporter RarD, translating into MTRKNQGLLFGLATYIQWGFLSLFWKLLAGVSAYNTFSWRIVFTVVTMLVYALVAKQNARFKDELVELWQDKKVLLRMLLASFLIAANWLIYIYAVGHGQATQASLGYYIMPIVSILFALIFLRESLSRTMWVAVVLAFIGVLVLVVNTGKLPMVSLGLALSFGFYGLIKKGVKLSSDVAMLVESGLLLPFVAIYLIFFSPEAFSSYSSLEMFLLAISGVVTAVPLLCFSEAVKRAPLNLIGFIQYLNPTIQLLVAILIFGETVSFGELKGFLLIWIAILVFVTGQIVTFRRSS; encoded by the coding sequence TTGACTAGAAAAAATCAAGGGCTACTCTTTGGTCTAGCAACCTATATTCAATGGGGATTTTTATCCCTTTTTTGGAAGCTTTTAGCAGGTGTTTCGGCTTATAACACCTTTTCATGGCGAATTGTTTTTACTGTAGTGACTATGTTGGTTTATGCCCTGGTTGCTAAGCAAAATGCCCGTTTTAAAGATGAGCTAGTCGAACTTTGGCAGGATAAGAAAGTCTTACTTCGCATGCTACTTGCTAGTTTTCTCATAGCAGCTAACTGGTTGATTTATATCTATGCTGTGGGTCATGGGCAAGCGACGCAGGCTAGCCTGGGTTATTACATTATGCCTATTGTTTCTATCCTGTTTGCCCTTATTTTTCTTCGTGAATCTCTAAGCAGAACCATGTGGGTAGCAGTAGTCTTAGCTTTTATTGGGGTCTTGGTTCTTGTTGTCAATACAGGAAAACTTCCCATGGTTTCTTTGGGGCTAGCCCTGAGCTTTGGTTTTTACGGTCTCATCAAAAAAGGGGTTAAGCTCTCCAGTGACGTAGCCATGCTAGTAGAAAGTGGTTTGCTACTACCTTTTGTAGCTATCTATCTCATATTTTTTTCTCCAGAAGCATTTTCTTCCTATTCGAGCTTAGAGATGTTTCTTCTAGCCATCTCAGGTGTGGTGACTGCTGTTCCTTTACTTTGCTTCTCGGAAGCAGTCAAAAGGGCACCGCTTAACCTTATCGGTTTCATCCAGTATCTTAATCCTACGATTCAACTTCTCGTAGCTATTCTCATTTTTGGTGAGACGGTCAGCTTTGGAGAATTGAAAGGCTTCCTCCTTATATGGATAGCCATCCTAGTCTTTGTAACTGGCCAAATAGTAACATTTCGTAGAAGTTCCTGA
- a CDS encoding polysaccharide deacetylase family protein → MTSQKKKTTQANRKKLNLLLLFLNIVLLGLLAVFMLNRPNQSKSKQQQAQTSQSKSTAKWKTYDDPVQIPILMYHAVHVMDPSEASNANLIVAPDNFEAQIKALAKAGYYFLTPEEAYKAFTENALPAKKVVWLTFDDGNEDFYTIAYPILKKYKAKATNNVITGFVKKGNAGNLTVKQMKEMMAHGMSFQSHTVNHPDLSTTDKATQKVELSDSIDFLENKLNTKVNTIAYPSGRYNQTTLDLAKKTYKLGLTTNEGLASAKDGLLSLNRVRILPTTTAKGLLSEIDTDNE, encoded by the coding sequence ATGACTTCTCAAAAGAAAAAAACAACTCAAGCTAACAGAAAGAAACTGAACCTTCTTCTGCTTTTCCTAAATATTGTCCTTCTTGGCTTACTAGCAGTCTTTATGCTTAACCGACCAAATCAGTCGAAAAGCAAGCAACAACAGGCTCAGACCAGTCAATCTAAGAGTACAGCTAAGTGGAAAACCTATGATGACCCTGTCCAAATCCCTATCCTCATGTACCATGCGGTTCACGTTATGGATCCATCTGAGGCCTCTAACGCCAACCTCATTGTTGCTCCGGACAATTTTGAAGCGCAAATCAAGGCCTTGGCGAAGGCAGGTTACTATTTCCTAACGCCTGAAGAAGCCTACAAAGCCTTCACTGAAAACGCCCTACCTGCTAAGAAGGTTGTCTGGCTGACCTTTGATGATGGTAACGAAGATTTCTATACTATCGCCTACCCTATTCTCAAAAAATACAAGGCTAAGGCAACCAACAATGTGATCACTGGCTTTGTTAAGAAAGGAAATGCTGGAAATCTTACCGTCAAACAGATGAAAGAAATGATGGCTCACGGTATGAGCTTCCAGTCTCATACGGTTAACCACCCCGATTTGTCAACCACTGATAAGGCGACACAAAAGGTTGAATTATCGGATTCTATTGACTTCCTTGAAAATAAACTCAATACCAAGGTCAATACCATTGCCTACCCATCAGGTCGCTACAATCAAACGACACTTGACCTAGCTAAGAAAACTTACAAGTTAGGACTAACAACCAACGAAGGGCTAGCCAGTGCCAAGGATGGTCTTCTCTCACTTAATCGTGTCCGTATTCTGCCAACAACAACAGCTAAAGGACTTCTCAGCGAGATTGATACTGACAATGAGTAA
- a CDS encoding PepSY domain-containing protein, with product MRKMKKLVSYLLLLAIPVAIAAGLFIFNGSGYRLSEQDAADIAYKNAGVKTSEISQSTVSKSRSGLHGSYEISFTTSDNHFEYTIDGQSGSILKHKSDHPTSKDEDDTQKSEEPKDETQPSENKEETAVSKEAAQTTALNHAGLAEGSVTNLKTDLKTEGDGKVYNISFDYAASGLRYKYAVNADSGAIVAYTTEYLTGAATPAQ from the coding sequence ATGCGAAAAATGAAAAAGCTAGTGAGCTATCTGCTTTTGCTCGCTATCCCAGTTGCCATCGCTGCAGGCCTGTTTATCTTTAACGGATCAGGTTATCGTTTGTCAGAACAAGATGCAGCAGACATTGCTTATAAAAATGCAGGTGTCAAAACTTCTGAGATTTCTCAATCAACAGTTTCAAAATCACGTTCTGGGCTTCACGGAAGTTATGAGATTAGTTTCACAACGTCAGACAACCATTTTGAGTATACGATTGACGGTCAGTCAGGATCTATTTTGAAACATAAGAGTGACCATCCAACATCTAAGGATGAGGATGATACTCAAAAAAGTGAGGAGCCTAAAGACGAGACTCAACCTAGCGAAAACAAGGAAGAGACAGCAGTATCTAAAGAAGCTGCGCAAACGACAGCTCTTAACCATGCTGGCCTAGCTGAAGGTTCTGTGACCAACTTGAAAACGGACTTGAAGACTGAAGGAGACGGTAAAGTCTACAATATCAGCTTTGATTATGCTGCTAGCGGTCTACGTTATAAATACGCGGTAAATGCGGATTCAGGAGCTATCGTAGCCTATACGACTGAGTATCTCACAGGGGCTGCGACTCCTGCTCAGTAG
- a CDS encoding homoserine dehydrogenase, with protein MSIKIGLLGFGTVASGIPFLLKENGEKVLAASRDQLEIAKVLVKDDEEKNRLIAAGNDYNFVTNVDEILNDEEIQIVVELMGRIEPARTFITKALEAGKNVVSANKDLIATHGKELISLAQDKGVAFYYEAAVAGGIPILRTLANSLTSDKVTRILGVLNGTSNFMMTKMVDEGWSYEDALKTAQELGYAESDPTNDVEGIDAAYKAVILSQFGFGATIDFDDVTHKGITNISTDDVAVAQELGYVIKLVGDVREVESGISAEVSPTFLPKNHPLASVNDVMNAVFVESIGIGESMYYGPGAGQKPTATSVLADIIRIARRLSDGNVGKPFNEFRRDLPLANPADVKSNYYFALDTPDEKGKILHLSEIFNSEDISFEQVLQQKANGTTARIVVITHAMSKTQLKAVTEKLEAAEDFTVVNTLKVLSN; from the coding sequence ATGTCTATTAAAATTGGATTGCTTGGCTTTGGTACAGTAGCTAGCGGTATTCCTTTCCTCTTGAAGGAAAATGGTGAAAAGGTTCTTGCAGCCTCACGTGACCAACTCGAAATTGCCAAAGTTTTGGTTAAAGATGACGAGGAAAAAAATCGTCTTATCGCTGCCGGAAACGACTACAATTTTGTCACAAATGTTGACGAAATCCTTAACGATGAAGAGATTCAAATCGTTGTTGAATTGATGGGTCGTATCGAGCCAGCTCGTACCTTCATCACAAAAGCACTTGAAGCAGGTAAAAACGTTGTTTCTGCCAATAAAGACTTGATTGCCACTCATGGAAAAGAGTTGATTTCTCTAGCCCAAGATAAGGGAGTGGCTTTCTACTATGAAGCTGCCGTTGCTGGTGGTATTCCAATTTTGCGTACTTTGGCTAACTCTTTGACGTCTGACAAGGTGACACGTATCCTTGGTGTGCTTAACGGAACATCTAACTTTATGATGACTAAGATGGTTGACGAAGGTTGGTCATATGAGGACGCTCTTAAGACTGCCCAAGAACTTGGTTATGCTGAAAGTGATCCAACCAACGACGTTGAAGGTATTGACGCTGCTTATAAAGCTGTTATCCTTAGTCAATTTGGTTTTGGTGCCACAATTGATTTCGACGATGTGACTCATAAGGGGATTACAAACATCTCTACTGATGATGTAGCTGTCGCTCAAGAATTGGGTTATGTCATCAAATTGGTTGGTGATGTGCGTGAAGTAGAATCAGGTATCTCAGCAGAAGTGTCCCCAACATTCTTGCCAAAAAATCACCCACTTGCTAGCGTCAACGATGTCATGAATGCAGTCTTTGTTGAATCTATCGGTATCGGAGAATCAATGTACTACGGTCCAGGTGCTGGTCAAAAACCAACAGCAACATCTGTTTTGGCAGACATTATCCGTATTGCTCGTCGTCTTTCAGATGGCAATGTTGGTAAACCATTTAACGAGTTCCGTCGTGACTTGCCATTGGCTAATCCAGCAGATGTTAAGAGCAACTACTACTTTGCCCTTGATACGCCAGATGAAAAAGGTAAAATCCTTCACTTGTCTGAAATCTTTAACTCAGAAGATATTTCATTTGAGCAAGTCTTGCAACAAAAAGCAAATGGTACTACAGCTCGTATCGTTGTGATTACGCATGCTATGTCTAAGACACAACTCAAAGCTGTTACTGAAAAACTTGAAGCAGCAGAAGACTTCACTGTTGTCAATACATTGAAAGTTTTGTCTAACTAA
- the argC gene encoding N-acetyl-gamma-glutamyl-phosphate reductase, translating into MKVSIVGITGYSGLELVKILNNHKKVELVSIHATKEVGRRLSDVYPYLTGVCDLDIEAYNAEKIMKKADLVFFATPSGVASSLAEEFVLADFPIIDLSGDHRLPADVYQEWYKKSPAKQSVLNKFTYALSEYTDVKGKKFIANPGCYATATELALIPLVATGLIETDSVIVDAKSGLTGAGKALSESSHFVNVHDNYVTYKLNHHQHIPEIVQTLQGFNPEMPEIQFSTSLLPVNRGIMATVYCKLKKDVTVADVASAFTKAYSDKPFVRVQDSLPELHNVIGSNFTDIGFAYNEKTNVLTVISVIDNLIKGAAGQAVQNLNLMQGWDETEGLLLTPSYL; encoded by the coding sequence ATGAAAGTTTCAATCGTTGGTATCACTGGTTATAGTGGTTTAGAGTTAGTTAAAATTTTGAATAATCATAAAAAAGTGGAACTTGTTTCTATTCACGCAACCAAGGAAGTGGGCCGACGATTGTCTGATGTGTATCCCTATCTGACAGGTGTTTGTGACTTAGACATTGAAGCTTACAATGCGGAAAAGATTATGAAAAAGGCGGATTTGGTTTTCTTTGCCACACCTTCAGGAGTCGCTAGTTCGCTAGCAGAGGAATTTGTTCTGGCTGATTTTCCTATTATTGATCTGTCTGGGGATCATCGCTTGCCGGCAGATGTTTATCAAGAATGGTATAAAAAATCACCTGCCAAGCAGAGTGTTTTGAATAAATTTACATACGCATTATCAGAATATACAGATGTAAAGGGTAAGAAATTTATTGCCAATCCTGGATGCTATGCAACAGCGACGGAGTTGGCACTGATTCCTTTGGTTGCTACTGGTCTGATTGAGACGGATAGTGTTATTGTGGATGCCAAGTCTGGTTTAACTGGTGCGGGTAAAGCTTTGAGTGAGTCTAGTCATTTTGTCAATGTTCATGATAATTACGTGACTTATAAACTTAATCATCATCAGCATATTCCTGAAATTGTTCAAACCTTGCAGGGCTTTAATCCGGAAATGCCTGAGATTCAGTTTTCAACGTCGCTTTTACCCGTTAATCGTGGAATCATGGCTACGGTTTATTGTAAGTTGAAGAAGGACGTGACTGTAGCTGATGTAGCTTCAGCATTCACAAAGGCTTATAGTGATAAACCCTTTGTACGTGTGCAAGACAGTTTGCCAGAACTACACAACGTTATTGGATCGAATTTTACAGATATTGGCTTTGCCTATAATGAGAAAACCAATGTTCTGACAGTTATTTCAGTGATTGATAATTTGATTAAGGGTGCTGCTGGTCAAGCGGTTCAAAATCTCAACCTTATGCAGGGGTGGGATGAGACAGAAGGTTTGCTTCTGACACCGTCATACTTGTAG
- the argB gene encoding acetylglutamate kinase, whose translation MTTEYIVIKIGGVASKQLTPEILTKLSEWQQASQKIIIIHGGGFAINQLMEENHIPIHKVNGLRVTSQSDMALIKEALVDIVGKNLAGQLTQAGLPAYQLVDELPDLVHADFLDQETYGFVGEVKNIANQTLVALLAQGKIPLIPSLGYSEQGDLLNINADYLARAVAISLGAKKLILMTDVKGALENGQVLEHLNFVDVQKKIESCVITGGMIPKIQSAVQTVQAGVEQVIIGDNLTDGTIIKE comes from the coding sequence ATGACTACTGAATATATTGTAATTAAGATTGGTGGAGTAGCCAGTAAACAGCTAACTCCTGAGATATTGACCAAACTGTCAGAATGGCAGCAGGCTAGTCAAAAAATAATCATCATCCATGGGGGTGGTTTTGCTATTAATCAGCTGATGGAGGAGAATCATATTCCAATTCACAAGGTCAATGGTCTTCGTGTGACGAGTCAGTCAGATATGGCCTTGATTAAAGAAGCCTTGGTTGACATAGTTGGGAAAAACTTGGCAGGTCAGTTAACACAGGCGGGTTTGCCAGCCTATCAGCTTGTAGATGAATTGCCAGACCTTGTTCATGCTGATTTTTTGGATCAAGAGACTTATGGCTTTGTGGGTGAGGTCAAAAACATCGCCAATCAGACCTTAGTAGCACTCCTTGCTCAAGGTAAGATCCCCTTGATTCCTAGTTTGGGTTACAGTGAGCAGGGTGATTTGCTCAATATCAATGCGGATTACCTTGCTAGAGCTGTGGCAATTAGTCTAGGTGCCAAAAAACTTATCCTTATGACAGATGTCAAGGGAGCTTTAGAAAATGGTCAGGTTTTGGAGCATCTGAATTTTGTGGACGTTCAGAAAAAAATAGAGTCATGCGTGATAACTGGGGGCATGATTCCTAAAATTCAAAGCGCTGTTCAGACAGTTCAAGCCGGTGTTGAGCAGGTCATCATTGGTGATAACCTGACAGATGGTACCATAATCAAGGAGTAA
- the argJ gene encoding bifunctional glutamate N-acetyltransferase/amino-acid acetyltransferase ArgJ encodes MKVIDGTIASPLGFSADGLHAGFKKRKMDFGWIVSEKPASVAGVYTTNKVIAAPLIVTKTSVKKAGKMKAIVVNSGVANSCTGTQGLEDAYTMQEWTAEKLGVEPDLVGVASTGVIGELLPMDTLKNGLSKLVVNGNTDDFAKAILTTDTATKTIAVTETFGRDVVTMSGVAKGSGMIHPNMATMLGFITCDANISSDTLQLALSQNVEKTFNQITVDGDTSTNDMVLVMSNGCTLNEEILPGTPEFDKFSKMLNFVMQELAKKIAKDGEGANKLIQVDVINAPNALDARMMAKSVVGSSLVKTAIFGEDPNWGRILAAVGYAGVDVPVDNVDIMLGGLPVMLASSPVTFDDEEMKDIMHEDEVTITVDLHAGHEKGTAWGCDLSYDYVKINALYHT; translated from the coding sequence ATGAAAGTCATAGATGGAACAATTGCTAGTCCGCTGGGATTCTCAGCAGACGGGCTACATGCAGGATTTAAAAAGAGAAAAATGGATTTTGGTTGGATTGTCTCTGAAAAACCAGCCAGTGTGGCAGGGGTCTACACGACTAATAAGGTTATCGCAGCTCCTCTGATTGTGACCAAGACCTCAGTTAAAAAGGCTGGGAAAATGAAGGCCATCGTTGTTAACTCAGGTGTAGCCAATTCTTGTACAGGGACTCAAGGATTGGAGGATGCTTACACCATGCAGGAGTGGACCGCTGAAAAGTTAGGTGTTGAACCAGATTTGGTTGGTGTGGCTTCTACAGGGGTTATCGGTGAGTTGCTACCAATGGATACCTTGAAAAATGGTCTTTCCAAGTTGGTGGTCAATGGGAATACTGATGATTTTGCTAAGGCGATTTTGACGACAGATACAGCAACTAAGACTATTGCTGTGACGGAGACTTTTGGTCGTGATGTTGTCACTATGTCTGGTGTCGCTAAGGGTTCAGGCATGATTCACCCGAATATGGCAACCATGCTTGGGTTTATTACTTGTGATGCTAATATTTCTAGTGACACCCTTCAATTAGCTTTGAGCCAAAATGTGGAAAAGACCTTTAATCAGATTACAGTTGATGGGGATACATCAACTAATGATATGGTTCTTGTCATGTCAAATGGTTGCACGCTCAATGAAGAGATTCTGCCAGGTACACCAGAATTTGATAAATTTTCAAAAATGCTTAATTTCGTGATGCAAGAATTGGCTAAGAAAATTGCCAAGGACGGTGAAGGTGCCAATAAGCTCATCCAAGTTGATGTGATCAATGCTCCTAATGCTCTTGATGCTCGTATGATGGCAAAATCTGTTGTCGGTTCAAGTCTGGTCAAAACAGCCATTTTTGGTGAAGATCCTAACTGGGGGCGTATTCTAGCTGCTGTTGGCTATGCCGGTGTGGACGTTCCTGTGGACAATGTTGATATTATGCTTGGCGGTCTGCCAGTCATGTTAGCCTCTAGTCCTGTGACCTTTGATGATGAGGAAATGAAAGACATCATGCATGAGGATGAAGTGACCATTACGGTAGATCTTCATGCTGGACATGAAAAAGGAACCGCTTGGGGTTGTGATCTTTCTTACGATTACGTTAAGATTAATGCCCTCTATCACACTTAG
- a CDS encoding pyridoxal phosphate-dependent aminotransferase, protein MLFEESDLLKALPEQFFAGLVAKVNAKVAEGVDVINLGQGNPDQPTYDHIVEALCLSAKNPASHKYSQFRGNRPFKEAAASFYKKHYGVDLDAEREICVMGGAKIGLVELPLALMNPGDLLLLPDPGYPDYLSGVSLGRVTYETFPLTAENDFLPDLDAIPEETARRAKFIYINYPNNPTGAVATKAFYEKLVAWAKTYEVGVVSDLAYGALGYQGYENPSFLSTPGAKDVGIEFYTFSKTFNMAGWRLAFAAGNEQMIEALNLIQDHLFVGIFPALQEAGIAALLDPKSEEAVAQLNATYDRRRDAFVQAAAKIGWQAFPSRGSFYAWMPVPEGYTSESFADLLLEKVHVAVAPGKGFGPAGDAYVRIGLLVEPERLVEAVNRIANLHLFNN, encoded by the coding sequence ATGTTATTTGAAGAATCTGACTTATTGAAGGCATTGCCAGAACAGTTTTTTGCAGGTTTGGTTGCTAAAGTTAATGCCAAGGTAGCGGAAGGAGTAGATGTGATCAATCTCGGTCAAGGCAATCCCGACCAACCGACTTATGACCATATTGTTGAGGCGCTGTGCCTTTCAGCGAAAAATCCTGCTAGCCATAAGTATTCACAGTTTCGAGGCAATCGTCCTTTTAAGGAAGCAGCTGCTAGTTTTTACAAGAAACATTATGGGGTTGATTTGGATGCGGAGCGTGAGATTTGTGTCATGGGTGGAGCTAAAATTGGACTAGTGGAATTGCCCCTAGCTTTGATGAATCCTGGAGACCTCTTGCTCTTGCCTGACCCAGGTTATCCAGATTACTTGTCAGGAGTGAGTTTAGGCCGTGTGACCTATGAAACCTTCCCTTTGACGGCTGAAAATGATTTCTTGCCAGATCTGGATGCCATTCCAGAGGAGACAGCTCGCCGTGCTAAGTTTATCTATATCAATTATCCGAATAATCCTACGGGGGCTGTGGCGACTAAGGCCTTTTATGAAAAGTTAGTTGCTTGGGCGAAAACTTACGAAGTAGGAGTGGTGAGTGATTTAGCCTATGGAGCTTTGGGTTATCAGGGCTATGAGAATCCTAGCTTCTTGTCAACACCTGGTGCTAAAGATGTGGGCATTGAGTTCTATACTTTCTCGAAAACTTTCAATATGGCTGGTTGGCGTCTGGCCTTTGCGGCTGGGAATGAGCAAATGATTGAAGCCTTAAATCTGATTCAAGACCATCTTTTTGTGGGAATCTTTCCTGCCTTGCAGGAGGCTGGGATTGCAGCTCTCTTAGACCCTAAATCTGAGGAGGCTGTTGCTCAACTGAATGCGACTTATGATAGACGTCGAGATGCTTTTGTCCAGGCAGCTGCTAAGATTGGCTGGCAGGCCTTTCCATCCAGGGGTTCTTTCTATGCTTGGATGCCTGTGCCAGAGGGGTACACCAGTGAGAGTTTTGCGGATCTTTTACTTGAGAAGGTCCATGTTGCTGTGGCACCAGGTAAAGGATTTGGTCCTGCGGGTGATGCTTATGTTCGTATTGGGCTTTTGGTAGAGCCAGAGCGTCTAGTCGAAGCAGTCAATCGTATTGCTAACTTGCATTTATTTAATAACTAG
- a CDS encoding acetylornithine transaminase — MTKLFSNYKRAAIDFASAQGNYLTDTTGKTYLDFSSGIGVTNLGYHPHVNQALTEQVGKILHQPNLYHNQLQEDVAGLLIGDKDYLAFFCNSGAEANEAAIKIARKASGKQEIITFQNSFHGRTFGSMSATGQDKIKQGFGEGVPHFSYAIFNDIDSVKALASDETAAIMLELVQGESGVQPADKDFVKALADFCKETGIYLIVDEVQTGLGRTGKLYAYEHYDIEPDIFTLAKGLANGVPVGAMLAKSSLGEAFSYGSHGSTFGGNKLAMAAAKATLEVMLVPSFLDTALENGNQLQAKLQAVLSDKETVTTVRGLGYMIGIETTGNLGELVQSARDKGLIVLTAGTNVIRLLPPITLSDAEIDKGVAILSEIFD; from the coding sequence ATGACAAAACTATTTTCAAACTATAAGCGGGCAGCGATTGATTTTGCTTCGGCACAGGGCAATTATTTGACTGATACAACTGGCAAGACCTACTTGGATTTTTCATCAGGTATCGGGGTAACTAACCTGGGCTATCATCCCCATGTCAATCAGGCTTTGACAGAGCAGGTGGGTAAGATTTTGCACCAGCCTAATCTTTATCACAATCAGTTGCAAGAAGATGTTGCTGGACTTTTAATTGGTGACAAGGACTATCTAGCCTTTTTCTGTAATAGTGGTGCAGAGGCCAATGAAGCAGCCATAAAAATCGCCCGAAAGGCATCGGGTAAACAAGAAATCATTACCTTCCAAAATTCCTTCCATGGTCGAACGTTTGGATCCATGTCTGCCACTGGTCAGGATAAAATCAAACAAGGCTTTGGTGAAGGTGTGCCCCACTTTAGCTATGCTATTTTCAATGACATAGATAGTGTCAAGGCCCTAGCTAGTGACGAAACAGCGGCTATTATGTTGGAGTTGGTTCAAGGGGAATCAGGTGTTCAACCTGCTGATAAGGACTTTGTTAAGGCTTTGGCTGACTTTTGTAAGGAGACGGGTATTTATCTTATTGTAGATGAGGTTCAGACAGGACTTGGTCGTACTGGTAAGCTTTATGCTTATGAGCACTACGATATTGAACCAGATATCTTTACTCTGGCAAAAGGTTTGGCAAATGGGGTGCCAGTTGGTGCCATGCTTGCTAAGTCATCTCTTGGAGAAGCCTTCTCTTACGGAAGTCACGGCTCTACCTTTGGAGGAAATAAACTGGCTATGGCGGCGGCCAAAGCTACGCTTGAAGTTATGTTGGTCCCAAGTTTTCTAGATACTGCCCTTGAAAATGGAAACCAGCTACAAGCAAAATTGCAGGCAGTTTTATCTGATAAAGAGACGGTTACCACTGTACGTGGCTTGGGATATATGATTGGGATTGAGACTACTGGCAATTTAGGAGAATTGGTCCAGTCGGCTCGAGATAAGGGGTTAATTGTCTTAACTGCAGGGACAAACGTGATTCGTCTTTTGCCACCAATCACCCTAAGTGATGCTGAAATTGACAAGGGTGTGGCTATCCTATCAGAAATATTTGACTAG
- a CDS encoding carbon-nitrogen family hydrolase — protein MKIALVQMDVAHGQPVENKKHVKEMLERALDDNPDVIVLPEMWNTGYALDELDGLADKEGLNSQELLSHFARKHAVAIIGGSVAIEKDGKFYNTTYVYNKSGDLINTYSKVHLFGLMAEDQYMSAGSSESVFELDGVTAASVICYDIRFPEWVRTQMAQGAKVLFVVAQWPEPRVQQWEILLKARAVENQAFVVAVNRVGTGSDDVFSGHSMVIDPLGNVVLQSKEHEEGIFTADINLEEVDKVRGQIPVFEDRRTDLYH, from the coding sequence ATGAAAATCGCATTGGTACAGATGGATGTTGCCCACGGACAGCCTGTGGAAAATAAAAAGCACGTGAAAGAGATGTTGGAAAGGGCGCTTGATGACAATCCCGATGTCATTGTGCTCCCTGAAATGTGGAATACTGGCTATGCTTTAGATGAACTGGATGGGCTTGCAGATAAGGAAGGTTTGAACTCTCAAGAACTCTTGTCTCATTTTGCGAGGAAACATGCTGTGGCTATTATCGGAGGGTCCGTTGCTATTGAGAAGGATGGCAAATTCTACAACACGACCTACGTCTACAATAAGTCTGGGGACCTAATCAATACCTACAGCAAGGTCCATCTCTTTGGCCTCATGGCAGAGGACCAGTATATGTCTGCTGGGTCTTCGGAGTCTGTATTTGAGCTTGATGGTGTGACAGCTGCTAGTGTCATTTGTTATGATATTCGTTTTCCTGAATGGGTGCGGACACAGATGGCGCAAGGGGCCAAGGTACTTTTTGTGGTAGCGCAGTGGCCAGAACCTCGTGTGCAACAATGGGAGATTTTGTTAAAGGCGCGTGCGGTTGAAAATCAAGCTTTTGTAGTTGCTGTTAATCGTGTCGGAACAGGATCAGACGATGTCTTTTCAGGGCATTCTATGGTTATCGATCCACTTGGAAATGTGGTCTTGCAATCCAAGGAGCATGAGGAGGGCATTTTTACGGCCGATATTAATCTTGAAGAGGTAGATAAGGTTCGAGGTCAGATTCCTGTTTTTGAGGATCGTCGCACGGACTTGTATCATTAA
- the thrB gene encoding homoserine kinase has translation MKITVPATSANIGPGFDSVGVAVSKYLTVEVLEPADAWYIEHELGDIPSDENNLLISTALQVKSDLQPHKLVMTSDIPLARGLGSSSSVIVAGIELANQLADLKLSDDDKLDIATKIEGHPDNVAPAIFGNLVVASYVDEHVNSIVTDFPECAFVAFIPSYELKTSDSRGVLPSDLSYKEAVAASSIANVAIAALFAGDLVKAGRAIQGDMFHERYRQKLVKEFATIKELSGQYGAYATYLSGAGPTVMTLTPKNQAEALKTAIDGLGLDGETFILSVDKAGVVVD, from the coding sequence ATGAAAATTACTGTTCCAGCAACATCTGCCAATATTGGTCCAGGTTTTGACTCTGTGGGTGTTGCCGTTTCTAAATATTTGACAGTCGAGGTGCTTGAACCAGCGGATGCATGGTATATCGAACATGAATTGGGAGATATTCCTTCAGATGAAAATAACCTCCTCATTTCAACTGCCTTGCAAGTGAAGTCTGATTTGCAGCCTCATAAATTAGTGATGACATCAGATATTCCCTTGGCGCGTGGTCTCGGTTCTTCAAGTTCTGTTATTGTCGCAGGAATCGAGTTGGCCAATCAATTGGCAGACTTGAAGCTCTCAGACGATGATAAACTTGATATTGCGACCAAGATTGAAGGTCACCCGGACAATGTTGCTCCAGCTATTTTTGGGAATCTTGTTGTGGCATCTTATGTGGACGAACATGTTAATAGCATCGTTACAGATTTTCCAGAGTGTGCTTTTGTAGCCTTCATTCCTAGCTATGAACTCAAGACGTCTGATTCACGTGGGGTGCTTCCAAGTGACTTGTCTTACAAAGAAGCTGTAGCTGCATCATCTATTGCCAACGTTGCCATTGCTGCCCTCTTTGCAGGTGATTTAGTTAAGGCGGGACGTGCTATCCAAGGAGATATGTTCCACGAACGCTACCGTCAAAAACTGGTTAAAGAATTTGCGACTATTAAGGAGTTGTCAGGCCAATACGGTGCCTATGCGACCTATCTCTCAGGCGCTGGCCCAACAGTTATGACCTTGACGCCAAAGAATCAGGCTGAGGCACTTAAAACTGCAATAGATGGTCTTGGTTTAGATGGTGAAACCTTCATCCTATCTGTGGATAAAGCAGGTGTTGTCGTTGACTAG